The following nucleotide sequence is from Chloroflexota bacterium.
GGCGATCGGAATGCCTCCGGCGCAGGTGGGCATCATCCGAGCGATCTACTCGTCGGTTAACGCCGTGAGTCGACCCATCGCCGGTGTCGTCATGGGCCGGCTGGCCCTGCGCCAGATCGCCTACGTCGGCATTGGTCTCCAGGCGTCCCTTCTTTTTGTTGGGCCGGTAATTCGCGATATGGCCGTCTTCGTGCCCTGGACTCTGGCGTATGGATTCGGCCGAGCGATCGTCGTTGTCGCCACGAGCGCCGGACTCGCCGAAGAGGTGGACGATACGCGCGTGAGTCGAGGAACGTCGACCGCGACGTATAGCACCTCGTCGGACCTCTCGAACGTTGGCGCGCCGCTGGTCGGAGGGCTGATTGCGAGCATCTTCGGCGTCGTGGGCATGTTTCCCCTGACCGCGATGGGCTTCCTGGCCTGCTTCCTCGCGGGGGACGTTACCGTCGCTCGCTGGCGCGCGCGTCGGAAGCTGCCCGCCGCCGATGCTGGCGAGCCCGTCTCCGTCGCGCCCGCGTGATACGCTGCCTGCGGCGGCGGCGCTGGCGAGGCCCGTCGCGGCCGGCTCGACGCTGTGGTGGACGGCTGGAGCGGTCACGCGGCCCGCGATTCGCGGCCGCGCCTCCCTCGGATTTCGAATGGAGACGGCCGCGCCTTTCGCGGCGAGTGGCCAGCGAGCCACCGTGCCAGCGGGTTGTCGAAATGGTGGGAGCTGAGCGCGCGATCGGCGCTCCAGGCGAGATCGGCGGCGACCGCGGCGACGACGAGGGCGCTCAGCATGTATATGCGGTCAGCAGATGCATCGGTCGTCAGCGGACCCTTGCTGAGCAGATAGTTTCCATTCAACCAGAATGCGCTGATCGCCCCCAGCCGGGTGAACAGCCCCAGTGCGAGCGATACGCCTGCGACCCACTCACCCAGGACGACTAACTGGGCGAAGAGGCCGGCGTTGGGCAGCACGATCTCTTGGAGGAACGCGCCGTAGGGAGCTACGGCGGCGGCCTGCTGGCGTTGCACGAACGAGACCAGGTGGTCGGGAGTCAGGAGCCACCCGGACAGCGTTTTCTGAACGGCCGACATGAGAAACGTCAGGCCGATGCCCGTCCGAATGAGAGAAAGTCCGTCCCTTGGATACATCAGTGAAATGACCTCCGTCGACTGCTTGTCGCAGGGGCGCGCGCTGTCCGGTTGGTTTGATCTGATCGCGCCCCTCATGAGGCCGGACGAGGGAAATGCGGATATGGATCAGTGGGGGCGAAAGGACCTCGGGCTCTGGCAAGATGCTCCGTGTGAAGCTGCTCCGAAGCCTCGTCGCGCTCATGGTTCTATGCGTTCTGGCCGTTTGGCTCGTCCCTCAGGTCCGCGTCGGCTTGCTCACGGTTCTCCTCGCTCCGCACTTCTTCCCGGGCGCGCTTCCACGGCCACTGGTGTGGGCCACGCCTCGACCGGAGGTCGGTACCGCCGTCATCCCCGGAACCGAGGGACATGTGGTCGCCGACGTCTATCGCCCAGCCGGATGTGACCGCTGTCCAGCCATGATCTTGTTTCTCGGAGTGAATCCGCTCCCACGAAGCGATCCGCAAGTCACGACGTTGGCCGAGGGCATCGCCCGCACCGGTATCGTGACAGTTGTCGCCGAGGCCCGACCCCTTCTCGAGGGAAATATCCATCCGGACGCGGTGGGCGATCTCGTTACCGTGTTTCAATGGGTGGAGCAAGACGGCGATGTCGATCCGAACCACATCGGGTTCGCCGGCTTCTGCATCGGCGCCGTGCTGGAGATCCTAGCGGCCGAGGACGAGCGCATCGCCGATCACGTTGCGTATGTGAATGCCTTCAGCGTCTACGCGGACGCTATGGATCTGTTGCGAGCGATCCTGACGGAAAGTCAGCCGGGCCCGAACGGGGCGGAGCCTTGGATGCCGAGCGACCTGACGAAGATGGTGTTCTTCCGCCACATGATTGGGCTGCTCCAGTCCGAATCCGACCGACTCGTGTTATCGCAGGCGTTATTGGAGCAACGGGCCGCCCCGCTCGATCCGGCCGCGCTCAGTCCGCAGGGCGGGCGGATGTTGGCCCTGCTTCGATCGAGCAGTCCGGACGAAGTGAACCGATTCCTCGCCACCCTCCCGCCTAACGACCTCGCCGCGCTCAATTCCCTCTCGCCCGCACGACGAGCCGATCGTCTTCGTGCTCACGTTTTCTTGATGCATGACGTGGATGACACCTACTTGCCGGTGGCCGGCGCGCGCCAGTTGGCTGCTAGCCTCCCGCCCGCAGCCCGCGTCCGGTTCACCGAGTTCGAATTGTTTAGCCATGTGGTACCTGGGCGCGTCGAACATCCGGTGAAATTCATGGGCGAGATGGTGAAGCTCCTGTCTCACATATACGGCGTGATGCTCGTCGCGCACGGCCTGGCCGATTGATCGGGTGATCGATACCGCTCGTGGCTCTCGTGCAGATGGCCTTCGCCCGCCCACCAGGTGCGATGGTCAGCACGTGCATGCAGAGCCCGCGCGCACGACAACGCACGTTGAGCCAGCCAAACTGGACATAACCTCACCCCCTTGGCAGATCCGGCGTGGCCCGGATGATCAATCACGCCATTCTCATGGGCGCTGACCGCGGCGTACCCGGTTGTGCATGCTGGACGAGTTGACATCCAGCGGATGCCACCAGCGACCTGCTCGCCACTGTGGGCGTGCCCTTGCCGTGGCGGCGAGGTCGGCAGCGATCTACCATAGAAGCCCAGCAAGGGGCTCAGCAGCTTGCCTCGAGCAATTTCGGTTTCCGAGGTCCAGCCCGGGCGGATGGGCGCCGGCCATCTGGGGCGGCAGGGGGGAGGACAATGCGCACGCAAGTCGCCATCGTCGGCGCCGGCCCGGCGGGGTTGGTGCTGTCCCACCTGCTCGGATTGCAGGGCATCGAGAGCGTTATCGTGGAGCACCGCGATCGGGCATACATCGAGAGCCGCGTCCGCGCCGGGCTCCTGGAGCAGGCGACTGTTGACCTGCTCTGCTCGACCGGGGTGGGCGAGCAATTGCAGCGGAAGAGCATGACGCATCATGGTCTCAACATTCAGTTCGAGGGTGAGCGACATCGGATTCCGCTCACCGAGCTGACCGGCGGCAAGCACGTGACGATCTATGGGCAGCAGGAGGTCGTCAAGGATCTCGTGGCGGCCCGCCTCGCCGCCGGTACGCTGATTCACTTCGAGGCCGCGGCTGTAGCACTGGAGGCTCTCGACACTCCGTCTCCCATCGTCCGCTACCAGCAGAACGGAGAGCTGCGCGAGCTGCAGGCCGATTTCATCGCTGGCTGCGACGGGTTCCACGGCGTATGCCGGGGCGCCGTCCCCCGCACCCATGCTCGGGTGTTCGAGAAGATCTACCCCTTTGCCTGGCTCGGGATCTTGGCGCAGGTCCCCCCGTCGTGCGACGAGCTCATCTACGTCCGCCACGATCGGGGCTTTGCTCTTCACACCATGCGCACGCCGCAGCTCACGCGCCTGTACCTGCAGTGTCCGCCTGGCGACCGAATCGAGGATTGGCCCGACGACCGCATCTGGGGCGAGCTCAAGGCCCGCATGGCGCTGCCGGGTTGGGAGTTGGAGGACGGTCCCATCGTGGACCGAGGCATCACCGAGATGCGCAGCTTCGTGATTGAGCCGATGCAGTACGGCCGGCTCTTCCTGGCCGGAGATGCAGCGCACATCGTGCCGCCCACCGGCGCCAAGGGGATGAACCTGGCAGTCGCGGATGCGCGAGTGCTGGCCGAGGCGCTGATCGCCTACTTTCAGACCGGCCGCACGGATGCGCTGGACGCCTATTCCGCGAGCTGCTTACCCCGCGTGTGGCGCGCCCAGCATTTCTCCTGGTGGTGGACGTCGTTGTTCCACCGCTTCGACGACGCGGACGCAGATTTCCAATCGCGGCTCCAGGTCTCGCAGCTTCGCTACCTGCTGCGGTCGCGGTCCGCGATGACCAGCATGGCCGAAAACTACGTCGGCCTCGACGAGGTCTAGAGACTGGGCCGCGAACGCATTCTCACGCCGAGCGATGGAACGGACTTTTTTCGCGGGCCCGGTCAGGACAGAGCGCCGATCTCGGCCATGCTGGCGTCGAAGCGAATGATGACGTTCTGCGCCGGATCGCGCACGACGCCCACCGGGTCGATGCCCTCGCGGACGTTGTCGATGCCCTCGCGGATCATCTGGCGCAGGAGCAGAATGCCCTGATCCGAGGAGGCAAGCCGCTCGGCGGTGCGATCGGCGATGGTGCCCTGTTGCTCGGCCGCCATCTTGTCCTCCTCGACGATGCCCCACCAGCCATTGTCCACCGGCGTGTACGCGCCGGGCTGTCCGCGCTTCATGCCCTTGGTGGCCAGTCCCGTCTTCTGCCCGGTCTTCGGGTCGCCGCCGGGATAAAAGGTCACGGCGTAGGTGTGCGTCTCTCCGTCGTCGATTGGGACGCGGAAGTTCATATGGTGGGCGGGCCTACCGTAAACGCGCGCGCCCGTGAAGCGGTTGTTGGACGGAAAGAGCCAGAGCGACACCTTTCGCGTGTCGATGCCCGGGAAGCTCGTCGTGACGCGGACGCCGTACCAGGTGCGCTCCCAGTTGATGTCGGGCCGCTTCATTGCGAAGCTCGGGTAGCCGCTGGCGTGGAGGACCGGCAGGTGGCTCTGGTCCACGGAGTTCTCGGCGCGCTGGAGCCAGTTGCAGTAGTCCACGTTCGCCTCGACGGTGCGGAAGCCGTCTTCGAGTACCAGCAGGTCGTATCGCGGCAGAAGTGGCGCGGGCTCGGGTCCCAGATACCCGAAAATCAAGCCGCCCAGGTCCTGGGCGCGATAGGCGAGGTGGTGGACGCGATCCTTGAACGCGCTGTCTGGAGGCTCCATCGGCTGCTCGACGCACTGGCCGCTCACGTCGTACATCCAGCCGTGATAGCTGCAGCGGATGCCCGCGGATTCGGCGCGCCCATAGTCGAGCGCGGTGCCCCGATGGGAGCAATGCAGCCCGAGCAGCCCCAGCCTGCCATGGCCGTCGCGGAAGAGCACGAGGTCCTCGCCGAGCAGGCGGACGCGGCGGGGCTTACCCTCGGCCACGATCTCCTCGGTAAAGCCGACCGGCCACCAGTAGCGCCGCAGCAGATCGCCGGCCGGCGTCCCCGGACCGACGCGGGTCATCAGCTCGTTCTCTTCCTTGGTCAGCATCTCGCCTCCGTTCCCGGCCCGCCGGCCGTGTCTACGATTTCGCCCACTCGTGAATGTTCCACGTGTGCGCGTTGATGATGTCAAAGCCCGTCTTGATCATATTTCCGGTCACGCCCTTGCGCTGGAAGTCCTTGCGCACTGCGTAAATCGTCGTGATGATCGGCAGTTCTTCGGTCACGATCCGGAGGATCGCCCGCTCACGGTTCACCCGGTCGCTGCGCCGAATGGTCGCGAAGAAGCCGTCGATCTCGGCGTCGAGCGCCGGGTTCATGTACGCTCCGCGGTTGCTTCCGAGGTAGCGGCGCTCGGGCGTCATCGCATTGTTGCTATGCAAGTGCTGGATGGTGATCCGGCCCATGCCGCGGTAGCTCTCCTCCACACAAGGGAAGTTCGCGCGGTACTCCAGACTGCGCTCCGCTGCCGCTGGCCGGGTCTCGATCTGCGCCGCGACGCCGACGGCACGCCACGAATCGACGGTGAGGTCGCCCGAGCGCTTGCCCAACTGTGCGCGAACAGCGCAGGTGAAGAGTTCCCCGTCTCGATTTCGCAGCGGTCCGTCGGGGCCCTTGATCAGTCCCGCTTCCTCGAACAGCGCCAGCGCGGCTCGCGGATCGAACGGGTATGTTCGAATCGCCGATTCCACGTCCGGGTAACGCGGATCGTTGGTCGGGACCCACGAGTTGGCGACCGCGCTCTCGCCGTCTTCGTCCACCTGGTTGATCGCTTGTCGATCCAGGGCGTGGGCGAGGGCGCGCCTCAACCGGACGTCGTGCGCCAGCTCCGCTGGCACCGCTACGTCCTTGAACTGGAACGCCAGGTGGTTGGTCCCCTCGGTCCCCATCTGGAAGTCCCCGATCCCTCGTGAACGGACCAGATCCATGCTCTCCCGGTCCCAGTCCACGCCCCAGGCGGCATCCACGTCCCCGGCCAGCACCCTGGCCTGGGCGGTGGTGTTGTCCTGGACGATGTCAACCAAGATCCTGTCCAGCTTGGGCTGGCCGAGATAGTAGCGGTCGAAGGCGTCGAACTGCATCTGCGCCCCCCGCTCCCAGCGCGTCAGCCGAAATGGTCCGGTGCCGATGAAGGCGCTCTCGTCCGCCCAGTAGGGAAGCCTGTTGAACTCGGCGCGATCTCGCTCGTACACCGCCTGCATGAGATGCGCCGGGAGCGGCGCGAAGTCCCACACGCTCATCGCGTCCGCGAAGGCGTACGGCTTGCTCCAGTACATCACGACGGTGTGGTCGTCGGCCGCGACCGCGTGGTCAAGCCCCTTCGCCAGCCCCTGGTGGACGGGATAGACGTCCACCGCAGGGTCGATCTGCGCCTCGGCGCTGAATACGACGTCCGCGGCGGTAACGGGGGTTCCGTCGTGCCACACGGCGTTCCGCCGCAGGTGGAACGTGATCTCCATGGTGCCGTCCGGGTTTAGCTTCCACGAGCCGTCGTCCACATGCGGCACGGACGCGG
It contains:
- a CDS encoding DoxX family protein, encoding MYPRDGLSLIRTGIGLTFLMSAVQKTLSGWLLTPDHLVSFVQRQQAAAVAPYGAFLQEIVLPNAGLFAQLVVLGEWVAGVSLALGLFTRLGAISAFWLNGNYLLSKGPLTTDASADRIYMLSALVVAAVAADLAWSADRALSSHHFDNPLARWLAGHSPRKARPSPFEIRGRRGRESRAA
- a CDS encoding 4-hydroxybenzoate 3-monooxygenase; translated protein: MRTQVAIVGAGPAGLVLSHLLGLQGIESVIVEHRDRAYIESRVRAGLLEQATVDLLCSTGVGEQLQRKSMTHHGLNIQFEGERHRIPLTELTGGKHVTIYGQQEVVKDLVAARLAAGTLIHFEAAAVALEALDTPSPIVRYQQNGELRELQADFIAGCDGFHGVCRGAVPRTHARVFEKIYPFAWLGILAQVPPSCDELIYVRHDRGFALHTMRTPQLTRLYLQCPPGDRIEDWPDDRIWGELKARMALPGWELEDGPIVDRGITEMRSFVIEPMQYGRLFLAGDAAHIVPPTGAKGMNLAVADARVLAEALIAYFQTGRTDALDAYSASCLPRVWRAQHFSWWWTSLFHRFDDADADFQSRLQVSQLRYLLRSRSAMTSMAENYVGLDEV
- a CDS encoding Rieske 2Fe-2S domain-containing protein; the protein is MLTKEENELMTRVGPGTPAGDLLRRYWWPVGFTEEIVAEGKPRRVRLLGEDLVLFRDGHGRLGLLGLHCSHRGTALDYGRAESAGIRCSYHGWMYDVSGQCVEQPMEPPDSAFKDRVHHLAYRAQDLGGLIFGYLGPEPAPLLPRYDLLVLEDGFRTVEANVDYCNWLQRAENSVDQSHLPVLHASGYPSFAMKRPDINWERTWYGVRVTTSFPGIDTRKVSLWLFPSNNRFTGARVYGRPAHHMNFRVPIDDGETHTYAVTFYPGGDPKTGQKTGLATKGMKRGQPGAYTPVDNGWWGIVEEDKMAAEQQGTIADRTAERLASSDQGILLLRQMIREGIDNVREGIDPVGVVRDPAQNVIIRFDASMAEIGALS
- a CDS encoding ABC transporter substrate-binding protein, whose translation is MPQKIVARTLAAVTLIATALLACSAPAASPRAPAAQQASVGSGSPKTLNVVLVGEPRVLSIWQESTTGGVINIHEMLSNGLVALDDKSEPVPRLAASVPHVDDGSWKLNPDGTMEITFHLRRNAVWHDGTPVTAADVVFSAEAQIDPAVDVYPVHQGLAKGLDHAVAADDHTVVMYWSKPYAFADAMSVWDFAPLPAHLMQAVYERDRAEFNRLPYWADESAFIGTGPFRLTRWERGAQMQFDAFDRYYLGQPKLDRILVDIVQDNTTAQARVLAGDVDAAWGVDWDRESMDLVRSRGIGDFQMGTEGTNHLAFQFKDVAVPAELAHDVRLRRALAHALDRQAINQVDEDGESAVANSWVPTNDPRYPDVESAIRTYPFDPRAALALFEEAGLIKGPDGPLRNRDGELFTCAVRAQLGKRSGDLTVDSWRAVGVAAQIETRPAAAERSLEYRANFPCVEESYRGMGRITIQHLHSNNAMTPERRYLGSNRGAYMNPALDAEIDGFFATIRRSDRVNRERAILRIVTEELPIITTIYAVRKDFQRKGVTGNMIKTGFDIINAHTWNIHEWAKS